The genomic DNA AAGGTAAATCTCGTTGAGATACAATTCCAGAATCTTGTCTTTGGTATAAGCCTGTTCGATGCGCAGTGCGAGCATCGCTTCCTTGACCTTTCGGGTCATCGTGCGCTCGCTGGACAGCAGAAAGTTCTTCGCAACCTGCTGAGTGATGGTCGATGCACCGGCAAAGCGCCGGCCACTGCCTATGCCCTGAAGATTACGCGCCATCGCGGTCGCAATACCGACATAATCGACACCCTGGTGGCGATAAAAGTTTTTGTCCTCGGCGCTCAGAAAGGCCGCCTTGAGAAGATCCGGTATGGTCGCGGCAGGCAGGTACAATCGCCGCTCTTTGGCATATTCGGCAATCAGAATACCGTCAGCGGCATGGACGCGCGTCATGACCGGCGGCTCATAAGCGCTCAGCACTTCATAATCCGGCAGTTCTTCCGCATACTGCGTCAGAAAATAGGCAGCGACGCCGCCGACACTGAGCGCTGCCACTGTTCCAAAAGCGAACAGAAAGCCGAAAATCCTTACAAACATTGATCGCTTCGCCTTCTTGCCACGGCGGTTGCCTGCGCCATTCATCTCACGCGTAATCCTTGTTTCCAGTCCGTCAAGCAGTTCAAGACGATCTCCCGAACCTGTCTCTTTCAGGACCTGATCACTGTCACGGCCACACGTAAAACCTGGCCATGTCAGTGTATTCCCTAACGAATCTTAATCCGAAAGGACATATAGGTCTTTTCAACCAATTTGGGCGAAATTGGGTAGTTTCGGGGAATTGCCTGCCTTTTTCCCGGTGTGTGGCAGATTTATTACAAATCTGTGTCCCCCGGACGTAAATTTCGGACCAACAAAGCGCAATTCCGCGATTATTGCTTGCTTCTGCCAGTGCGCGAGCGACAGCCATAATCGCGCCCGGATCAATTATGACGCGGGCGCGAAGGCAGGTGCAGGCTCGTGCAGATATTTCTATCCAGCTCTTCCGGACACCCGCAGGAAAAACGATTCAATTGAAACGGCGATTTGACCCGCCACTTTCTCGCGCCATGACGCAGAACCCAGCAGTTTTGCATCACCGGTATTGGACAAATAGCCCAATTCGACAAGAACCGACGGCACATCGGGGGCGGTCAGAACACGAAAATCAGCCGATCTGCGCGGGTTCTTGTTGAGTTTCAGGACTGGTTTGACGTCCCCCAGCAGCCGTCTTGCAAAAGCAATCGACAAATTCTTTGTCTCGCGGCGCGCCAGATCAATAAGAATGTCCGCCACTTCATCGGGTTTGTCGGCCAGCTCAACGCCGGCGATTGTATCGGACCGGTTTTCCTTGTCGGCGAGCAGCCTGGCAACTTCATCAGAAGCGGTTTCGTCCAGCGTATAGACTGTGGCACCACGGACATAGGCCTGCGTAACCGTATCGGCATGAAATGACACCATCAATTGCGCACCCTTTTTGCGGGCAAATTCGACCCGTTCATCCAGAGAGATAAAGGTGTCGTCTTCCCGTGTCATCAGCACCTCGAAGTTCGGATTTTCCTTGAGCGCTTCACGGACATCCTTGGTAAATTGCAGGACCAGATCCTTTTCCCTGACGCCACTTGATCCGACGGCACCATCATCAATGCCGCCATGACCGGGATCGAGCACAATCACTGTTTTGCCGCGCCCGGGCAGCTTTGGAACGGATGCAGCCGGCGTCCGGTTTGAAAGACTACCGACAGATTTGAGTTTACCCACACCATCCAGAAATTCCGCGCGGCTTGCCGGCACGAGATCGAACACCAGGCGTGCCGGTTGCCCCTCAAGGGGGGCCAGAACAAATGATTCATCGATATTCACCGGCTGTGTCAGGTCCAGCACCATGCGTGACTTGCCTTTGGCAATCAGGCCGAACCGGAAAGTACCGACCAGTCCCCGCCCCTCGCGGCTGTTTTCGCTCATTTCCGAGAAATCAAGTTCGGGAACATCAATCACCACCCGATAAGGATCAGCCAGCGTGAATGCCGCAAACTCAACGGATTTCTCCAGATCAATGACGAATCTTGTGCGATCCGAATTTCCCGCTGCACGTGCATCCAATGTGCGGATCGGCTCTTCGCCTTCCTGGGCGGAAATTTGATCAAGCGGCCAAAGCACCGCCAGTGACAGCAACAGCACGGCAGGGCAAAGCCGGGACAGCAAATTCCATCTGCGTGAAGAAAGGATGCGGTTCGGTGTCATTCGTGTATGTCTATCCTGCGGTAATGGTTTCCGGCAATACGGGCCAAGCTCATATGAAAGCGGGACGAGAACTGGAACTATCACCGAATACGGTTAAATTTGTCTTTGTCACTCCTGGCCGGCAATCCTCAAAAGCAGCATCGGCACCGGAAACCAGCCTTGCGCCGGCGCGTCGACAGGGCGAGATTGATACGCAAAACAGATCGCAAGATCATGGTGTGGCGATCACACTGCGGCTGAAGATTATCCCCATTCCGCGTCCGCCGGATCCCGAATTTTGACACCTCTCATGCAACCGGACGGGTCGCAATCAGTGTCTGTATCGCAATGCTGCGAAAACTTTTCGGAAGTGCCTGCCTGCAGCAAAGCAGTTTGACAATCCCTGTTTGCAGCCAAAACCGAACTTGATCATTTCAACGCCCAAAAAAGTCTGCAGCACAGCCATATCAAAAGACAGCGAATTATCAAACAGGCGCTTGCTTAAATTCACTGTCAAACCTATTAAGGTAACAGGGCACGCATAATCTCATTGTGGATGCGCACCGGCAAGGCAATCGACCTCAGGTCGATATCAGCCAAAACGCAACGCCAGTATGGCCGCGCATTTTTCCGGAATGCAGACACTGTTATTTTTGAACTGTGGCGCCCGCCCCCTGCTCGGACAGATTGTGTTCGGGTTTTAAAAAAAATTGAAGGTTCCGTTTCGGGTGAGACTAAAAACCGCAGATACGGCTTGCGAAGCACCATGCTCCAGAATTCTAGATATTCTGGCCATCAGCGTCCGGGTAATTACCCAGTCGCGCATCGCGTTGATCGCCGCCCTGCCCTCTCCTGAACGTATTTTTCGCATTACAAGCAAAACACCAGGCTATGCCGTGCCCGCAGTTGGAACGCGTCTTTGCGCCCTGCACCGCGCCCGGCAACTGGCCTGTGGAGAAAAAAATCAATGGCAAATAAAATGCTTATCGATGCCTCCCACCCGGAAGAAACCCGTGTGGCAGTCGTCAAGGGCAACAGGGTCGAAGAGTTCGACTTTGAAGCTGCAAATAGAGTTCAGTTAAGAGGGAACATCTATCTCGCAAAAGTAACCCGGGTCGAGCCGTCATTACAGGCGGCCTTCGTCGATTACGGCGGAAATCGTCATGGATTTCTGGCATTCAGCGAGATTCATCCCGACTATTATCAAATTCCGATTGCTGACCGGCAGGCGCTTCTTGAAGAAGAAGCTGCCGACGAAATTGAAGCCAAGGAAAGCAGCGACTCAGATATTGAAAAAACCGCGGCCGAAAACGCCGCTGGCGACGCATCTGATGATAGCGAGACTGATTCCCATACAAAGGCAGAATCCACTGGCTCCGGCAGCCGGGGCAGACGCAATCATCCAGCCGACGAGGATGACGACAACACCGGCAAATCCGATGACGGCGATGATTCTCCGAGCGTAGAATCCGTCGGTGCAGAAGATGCGATGGAAGAGGTTCCGGAACGGCGACGCCCGCGCCGCCGCCAGTACAAGATTCAGGAAGTCATCAAACGGCGTCAGGTCCTTCTGGTCCAGGTCGTCAAAGAAGAGCGCGGCAACAAAGGCGCGGCTATGACGACCTACCTGTCGCTCGCAGGCCGTTATTCGGTGCTGATGCCGAACACGGCCCGCGGCGGTGGAATTTCCCGCAAGATCACCAATCCAGCTGATCGCAAGCGGCTTAAATCGGTCGCCAATTCTCTGGAGGTTGCACCGGGTATGGGCGTGATTTTGCGCACGGCGGGGGCCAATCGCACCAAACCCGAAATCAAACGGGATTTTGAATATCTTCTGCGGTTGTGGGAAAATGTACGCACGTTGACACTGCAATCCAGTGCGCCGTGTCTGGTCTATGAAGAAGGCAGTCTGGTCAAACGCTCGATTCGTGATCTGTACAGCAAAGACATTGATGAAATCCAGGTCGCCGGGGAAGCCGGCTATCGTGAAGCAAAAGACTTCATGAAAATGCTGATGCCGAGCCATGCCAAGAATGTGAAGCCATACCGGGAAGAAAAATCCCTGTTCACGGCGTTTGGCATTGAACCGCAGCTGGACGCCATGTTCTCCCCCCAGGTAACGCTGAAATCTGGCGGCTACCTGGTTATCAATCCCACTGAAGCTCTGGTTTCGGTTGATGTCAACTCGGGTAAATCGACCCGCGAACACAATATTGAAGACACAGCGGTTCAGACCAATCTGGAAGCTGCTGAAGAAGTGGCGCGGCAATTGCGTCTGCGCGATCTCGCCGGACTGATTGTGATCGATTTCATCGATATGGATGAGCGCCGCAACAACAATTCTGTCGAACGCAAGCTGAAAGACTGTCTGAAATCCGACCGGGCGCGCATTCAGGTTGGACGCATATCGCCTTTTGGCCTGATGGAAATGTCGCGGCAGCGTATCAGAACCGGTGTTCTGGAGAGCACAACGGTCGTGTGTGAGCATTGCGAGGGCACTGGTTACGTGCGCTCTCCTGCGTCCATTTCACTGCAGGTGCTACGCGGCCTGGAAGACCATCTGGCCAAACATTCCAGCAACAATGTATCGGTCCGGGTCAGAGCCGAGGTCGCCTTGTATATACTGAACCAGAAACGGGCGCATCTCACCGAACTGGAAGTTCGATACGGAGTTCAGATCACCGTTGATGCCGACAGCAGCGTCACCATGCAGGGTTTCAATCTGGAAAAAGGCGAACGTTCAGAAGGCCGCTCAGCCTCAGCGGCACGTGCAGCGCTGGTCAGCGTCGACAGTATTGAACCGGTTGAAGAGGATGAGGACCTGGCCGAAGCTGAGGCAGAAGACGAAGTAGAAGCCGAAGCTGATGTGCCGGAACAGGACGATGAACCGAAGCGCAAGCGGCGGCGGCGGCGGCGCAAACGCGGCGGCAACACGGATCAGACGGCAGCACAGGACCCGGCAACAGATGCTGCCGCAGACGCTGCGAGCGAAACATCTGAATCCAGCGATGCTGAAGAGGATGATACCGACGACAGTGAAGATAATGATGGCCAGCCCAGAAAACGTCGGCGCGGAAAACGCGGTGGACGGCGCAACCGGCGCAAACGCAATGACGGCGAAGACAACGCAGAAGCCGCTTCAGAAGAGTCAGGCAACACCAGTGAGACATCTGGCGCGGATGGCGGAGAGCCAGACGCGGAAAGCTCTGAAGATCTGGCCGCAACCGAAGTTCCTGCACCGGAGGCTGACGACGAAAACGCCGATGCGAAAAAGCCTAAACCGCGCCGCGCCCGCAAGCCCAGAGCCAAAAAGTCTGATGCACCTCAGCCTGATGCTGACAGCACGCCGGCTTTGGCAGCCGAAACCGTGACTGCGGATTTTGTTGCTGAAGAACCGGTCGTTGAAGAAGAGCAACTGGTAGCAGCCGGCAGCGAGCCGATAAAAGCCGCCGAAACAGACGCGCCGACTGAGGCCCAGCCTGGTGCGGATCTGCCGATCGAAGACGCGGTCGAACTGGTGGTGGAAAGTACCGCCGTACCGGCAGTTGAACTGGCTCCCGAACCGCCTGAAGTGGCAGCGCCAAAGCGCAGCGGCTGGTGGCGTCGACGGTAATCAACGCATTTCAGGGTGATCCGCCCGGTTTTCAGGCCGGGTCACCCTGTTCCCTCAACCATCTTGAGTGCCCGCTCAAATTTACTGAAAAGCCGTCTCTGCAAAGCTTCTGAGTTTGCGACTGTGCAGGCTCTCGGCTGGCATTTCACGCATTTTTTCCACGGCCCTGATACCGATTTGAAGGTGTTTTGCGACCTGCCGCTTGTAAAAATCACTGGCCATGCCCGGCAG from Pararhizobium sp. IMCC3301 includes the following:
- a CDS encoding N-acetylmuramoyl-L-alanine amidase → MTPNRILSSRRWNLLSRLCPAVLLLSLAVLWPLDQISAQEGEEPIRTLDARAAGNSDRTRFVIDLEKSVEFAAFTLADPYRVVIDVPELDFSEMSENSREGRGLVGTFRFGLIAKGKSRMVLDLTQPVNIDESFVLAPLEGQPARLVFDLVPASRAEFLDGVGKLKSVGSLSNRTPAASVPKLPGRGKTVIVLDPGHGGIDDGAVGSSGVREKDLVLQFTKDVREALKENPNFEVLMTREDDTFISLDERVEFARKKGAQLMVSFHADTVTQAYVRGATVYTLDETASDEVARLLADKENRSDTIAGVELADKPDEVADILIDLARRETKNLSIAFARRLLGDVKPVLKLNKNPRRSADFRVLTAPDVPSVLVELGYLSNTGDAKLLGSASWREKVAGQIAVSIESFFLRVSGRAG
- a CDS encoding ribonuclease E/G; translation: MANKMLIDASHPEETRVAVVKGNRVEEFDFEAANRVQLRGNIYLAKVTRVEPSLQAAFVDYGGNRHGFLAFSEIHPDYYQIPIADRQALLEEEAADEIEAKESSDSDIEKTAAENAAGDASDDSETDSHTKAESTGSGSRGRRNHPADEDDDNTGKSDDGDDSPSVESVGAEDAMEEVPERRRPRRRQYKIQEVIKRRQVLLVQVVKEERGNKGAAMTTYLSLAGRYSVLMPNTARGGGISRKITNPADRKRLKSVANSLEVAPGMGVILRTAGANRTKPEIKRDFEYLLRLWENVRTLTLQSSAPCLVYEEGSLVKRSIRDLYSKDIDEIQVAGEAGYREAKDFMKMLMPSHAKNVKPYREEKSLFTAFGIEPQLDAMFSPQVTLKSGGYLVINPTEALVSVDVNSGKSTREHNIEDTAVQTNLEAAEEVARQLRLRDLAGLIVIDFIDMDERRNNNSVERKLKDCLKSDRARIQVGRISPFGLMEMSRQRIRTGVLESTTVVCEHCEGTGYVRSPASISLQVLRGLEDHLAKHSSNNVSVRVRAEVALYILNQKRAHLTELEVRYGVQITVDADSSVTMQGFNLEKGERSEGRSASAARAALVSVDSIEPVEEDEDLAEAEAEDEVEAEADVPEQDDEPKRKRRRRRRKRGGNTDQTAAQDPATDAAADAASETSESSDAEEDDTDDSEDNDGQPRKRRRGKRGGRRNRRKRNDGEDNAEAASEESGNTSETSGADGGEPDAESSEDLAATEVPAPEADDENADAKKPKPRRARKPRAKKSDAPQPDADSTPALAAETVTADFVAEEPVVEEEQLVAAGSEPIKAAETDAPTEAQPGADLPIEDAVELVVESTAVPAVELAPEPPEVAAPKRSGWWRRR